A region of uncultured Draconibacterium sp. DNA encodes the following proteins:
- the tnpA gene encoding IS200/IS605 family transposase, with protein sequence MANTYTQIHIQAVFSVQNRLCVIRPEWETSLYRYITGIIQNNGHKLLAINGMSDHIHIFFGLRPSQSLSSLMQDVKANSSKWINQNNFVAGRFSWQEGFGAFSYSKSQISQVVDYIENQKTHHKTITFTEEYIKFLEDFDVLFDERYIFRPV encoded by the coding sequence ATGGCAAACACATACACCCAAATTCATATTCAGGCCGTCTTTTCAGTTCAAAACCGATTGTGTGTAATTCGTCCCGAATGGGAAACCAGTTTGTATCGATACATAACTGGGATTATCCAAAACAACGGACATAAATTGTTGGCCATAAACGGAATGTCCGATCACATCCATATTTTTTTTGGATTGAGGCCCAGCCAGTCTCTTTCGTCACTGATGCAGGATGTAAAAGCCAATTCTTCAAAATGGATCAATCAAAATAATTTTGTTGCGGGGAGATTTTCGTGGCAAGAAGGATTTGGTGCTTTTTCGTATAGCAAATCGCAAATTAGCCAGGTAGTTGATTATATCGAAAATCAAAAAACGCATCATAAAACAATAACGTTTACCGAAGAATACATTAAGTTTTTAGAAGATTTTGATGTTCTTTTTGATGAGCGGTATATTTTTAGGCCGGTATAA
- a CDS encoding B12-binding domain-containing radical SAM protein, with the protein MKILLVYPEYPDTFWSFKYALKFVSKKAAYPPLGLITVASLLPDHWETKLVDMNIEKLHSSDLIWADYVFLSAMNTQILSAITVIARCNHLNIPVVAGGPLFTADYKKFGNVDHLVLNEAEITLPLFLKDLENGHPKHLYQTEAFACMKESPIPDYSLIKLNKYTSQSIQFSRGCPFNCEFCDITALLGHQCRLKPTQQVITELQNLYDQNFRGSVFFVDDNFIGNKKRIKKQLLPAIISWMQQHNYPFHFTTEASINLSDDEELMDLMTRAGFLSVFIGIETPEEMSLNECNKVQNKNRNLIDSVKKVQKAGMEVLGGFIIGFDSDTPNIFQRQIQFIQESGIISAMVGLLNAPTKSQLYKRLKSEGRILDNWDGDNTSSSMNFIPKMDSEKLRNGFNQVIRGIYGGKAFYERVKNFLKDFEPKVKSKNKMNATKLKAFFRSVFIIGILDRDRKYYWKLFFWSLIHRRDMFPMAITYAVYGYHFKRSYTKIF; encoded by the coding sequence ATGAAAATATTACTGGTATACCCGGAGTACCCCGATACATTCTGGAGTTTTAAATACGCCCTGAAATTTGTCTCCAAAAAAGCCGCCTACCCTCCGTTAGGATTAATTACTGTGGCCTCGCTGTTACCCGACCATTGGGAAACAAAACTGGTTGATATGAATATTGAAAAGCTGCATTCATCAGACCTGATCTGGGCCGATTATGTTTTTCTTAGTGCTATGAACACCCAAATTCTGTCGGCGATAACGGTAATAGCTCGTTGCAATCACCTGAATATTCCGGTTGTTGCCGGCGGGCCACTTTTTACAGCCGATTACAAGAAGTTCGGCAATGTAGACCACTTGGTTTTAAACGAAGCAGAAATTACCTTGCCTCTTTTCCTGAAAGACCTGGAAAACGGCCATCCGAAACACCTGTATCAAACGGAAGCGTTTGCCTGCATGAAAGAATCGCCGATACCCGATTATTCGCTGATTAAGCTAAATAAATACACATCACAATCGATCCAGTTTTCGCGCGGATGCCCCTTTAACTGTGAGTTTTGCGACATTACAGCTTTATTGGGTCACCAGTGCCGGCTAAAACCTACCCAACAGGTTATTACCGAATTACAAAATCTGTACGATCAGAACTTCCGGGGTTCGGTATTTTTTGTCGACGACAATTTTATCGGGAATAAAAAGCGGATAAAAAAACAGCTGCTTCCGGCCATTATTAGCTGGATGCAACAACACAATTATCCCTTTCATTTTACCACCGAAGCATCCATAAACCTGTCGGACGACGAAGAGTTAATGGATTTAATGACACGGGCGGGTTTTCTGAGTGTTTTTATTGGCATTGAAACGCCCGAAGAAATGTCGCTGAACGAATGCAACAAAGTGCAAAACAAAAACCGAAACCTGATCGACAGCGTGAAAAAAGTGCAAAAAGCCGGCATGGAAGTACTTGGCGGTTTTATTATTGGTTTCGACAGCGATACACCCAATATTTTCCAGCGACAGATACAGTTTATCCAGGAAAGTGGAATCATTTCGGCAATGGTTGGTTTGCTGAATGCCCCAACCAAATCTCAACTCTATAAAAGATTAAAATCCGAAGGGCGGATTCTTGATAACTGGGATGGCGATAATACCAGCAGCTCCATGAACTTTATACCAAAAATGGACAGTGAAAAACTTCGGAATGGATTTAACCAGGTTATTAGGGGCATTTACGGTGGCAAGGCATTTTACGAACGGGTAAAAAATTTCCTGAAAGACTTCGAGCCAAAGGTAAAATCCAAAAACAAAATGAATGCTACCAAATTAAAAGCATTTTTTAGGTCGGTTTTTATCATTGGTATTCTCGACCGCGACCGGAAATACTACTGGAAACTGTTTTTCTGGAGTTTGATCCATCGCCGCGACATGTTTCCAATGGCCATAACCTATGCCGTATACGGTTATCATTTTAAACGATCGTATACCAAGATCTTTTAG
- a CDS encoding OsmC family protein, whose product MNSEELRSIQAPLKDKYRTEPESAVITLRAEGKIGEGISCKVETGSALAEAGLHPATGGDGSLACSGDLLLEALVACAGVTLSSVATAIGIELRKGTVNAEGDLDFKGTLAVSKEVPVGFRNIRLSFQLDCDAGEEKKKTLLKLTERYCVVLQTITSATPVDSEIIIP is encoded by the coding sequence ATGAATTCCGAAGAATTAAGATCGATACAGGCTCCACTGAAGGATAAGTACAGAACCGAACCCGAGTCGGCAGTTATCACGCTTCGGGCGGAAGGTAAAATTGGGGAAGGAATTTCGTGCAAAGTGGAAACAGGCAGCGCATTGGCCGAAGCCGGACTTCATCCTGCCACGGGCGGTGACGGCTCACTGGCCTGTTCGGGCGATTTATTGTTGGAAGCCCTGGTTGCCTGTGCCGGTGTTACACTCAGTTCGGTAGCAACGGCGATAGGAATTGAGCTCAGAAAAGGAACAGTAAATGCCGAAGGCGACCTCGATTTTAAAGGAACACTGGCCGTTTCGAAAGAAGTACCGGTAGGATTTCGAAATATTCGATTGTCGTTTCAGCTGGACTGTGATGCCGGTGAGGAGAAAAAGAAAACGCTGCTAAAATTGACCGAAAGGTACTGTGTGGTTTTACAAACGATTACTTCTGCAACACCTGTTGATTCTGAAATTATTATCCCCTGA
- a CDS encoding MFS transporter produces the protein MRIFNDLNPQERLTLKLHLFYSGIEGIAAGALLLTEFIFIKSLKGSNVQLAFLFQFNMVVFLFAMVANEILRRYTNRKILLRSIAIISKLPLVGLAFFPDVSHQKGLPPIYHTFFLAIFLLYFMSRIVAIPSVNQYLKGNYRHENFGRLFGYSVTLQKVAMLFSTFAAGLLLDWNPNSYKVFYPIVGILAIVSIFQLTKIKFVQKEEVIDTPLWKSLHQSFIRIFQILKNNKAFRHLEMGFMLYGFAWMSTHAVITIFYERALHLNYSSVAFYNNAFNIVAIAFLPSFGKIIGKRDPRRFSIITFGSLLLFILFTALTEYYNGYTEVYGIKIYYMLMVAVFFNGLFMGSMPILWGIGSSYFCQPDEAADYQSVHLFLTGFRALLAPVIGIKLYEWAGFSYTYTAGVALLFFAILLMIWSEKRVPKSA, from the coding sequence ATGCGAATTTTTAACGATTTAAATCCACAGGAAAGGCTGACCCTAAAACTGCATTTGTTTTACAGCGGTATTGAAGGGATTGCTGCCGGAGCTTTACTGCTCACGGAGTTTATCTTTATTAAGTCGCTAAAGGGAAGCAATGTACAACTGGCTTTTCTGTTTCAATTTAACATGGTGGTGTTTTTGTTTGCCATGGTGGCCAACGAAATTCTGCGCCGTTACACCAACCGAAAAATTTTGCTGCGCAGTATTGCCATCATCTCGAAACTGCCCCTGGTAGGACTGGCCTTTTTCCCCGATGTAAGCCACCAAAAAGGATTGCCTCCCATTTACCACACCTTTTTCCTCGCCATTTTCCTGCTTTATTTTATGTCGCGAATTGTGGCTATCCCTTCAGTAAACCAGTATTTAAAAGGAAATTACCGGCACGAAAATTTTGGGCGTCTGTTTGGTTATTCCGTTACGTTGCAAAAAGTGGCCATGCTGTTTTCTACTTTCGCCGCTGGTTTGCTGCTCGACTGGAATCCCAATTCCTATAAAGTATTTTACCCCATAGTTGGTATTCTGGCGATTGTCTCCATTTTCCAACTCACCAAAATAAAGTTCGTTCAGAAAGAAGAAGTTATCGATACACCTTTGTGGAAATCGTTGCACCAGTCGTTTATACGGATTTTCCAGATCCTGAAAAACAACAAAGCTTTCCGGCACCTCGAAATGGGCTTTATGCTGTATGGTTTTGCCTGGATGAGCACCCACGCCGTAATTACAATTTTTTACGAACGCGCCCTGCACCTTAACTATTCGAGCGTGGCCTTTTATAACAATGCTTTTAATATCGTTGCTATTGCCTTTTTACCCTCTTTCGGAAAGATCATTGGCAAACGCGATCCCCGGCGTTTTAGTATTATCACTTTTGGTTCGCTGCTATTGTTTATCCTGTTTACCGCACTAACCGAGTATTACAACGGCTACACCGAAGTATATGGCATTAAAATTTACTACATGCTGATGGTGGCTGTGTTTTTTAACGGCTTGTTTATGGGAAGTATGCCCATTTTATGGGGCATTGGAAGCAGTTATTTTTGCCAACCCGACGAAGCGGCCGACTACCAGAGTGTGCACTTGTTTTTAACCGGTTTTCGTGCTTTACTGGCTCCGGTTATCGGAATAAAATTATACGAATGGGCAGGTTTTAGTTATACCTATACCGCCGGAGTTGCTCTGCTGTTTTTTGCTATTTTACTGATGATCTGGTCGGAGAAACGGGTTCCGAAGTCAGCATAA
- the tnpA gene encoding IS200/IS605 family transposase has product MANTYTQIHIQAVFSVQNRLCVIRPEWETGLYRYITGIIQNNGHKLLAINGMSDHIHIFFGLRPSQSLSSLMQDVKANSSKWINQNNFVAGRFSWQEGFGAFSYSKSQISQVVDYIANQKTHHKTITFTEEYIKFLEDFDVPFDERYIFRPV; this is encoded by the coding sequence ATGGCAAACACATACACCCAAATTCATATTCAGGCCGTCTTTTCAGTTCAAAACCGATTGTGTGTAATTCGTCCCGAATGGGAAACCGGTTTGTATCGATACATAACTGGGATTATCCAAAACAACGGACATAAATTGTTGGCCATAAATGGAATGTCCGATCACATTCACATTTTTTTTGGATTGAGGCCCAGCCAGTCTCTTTCCTCACTGATGCAGGATGTAAAAGCCAATTCTTCAAAATGGATCAATCAAAATAATTTTGTTGCGGGGAGATTTTCGTGGCAAGAAGGATTTGGTGCTTTTTCGTATAGCAAATCGCAAATTAGCCAGGTAGTTGATTATATCGCAAATCAAAAAACGCATCATAAAACAATAACGTTTACCGAAGAATACATTAAGTTTTTAGAGGATTTTGATGTTCCCTTTGATGAGCGGTATATTTTTAGACCGGTATAG
- a CDS encoding DUF6090 family protein, with product MRYKLAAENKVGKYLRYAVGEILLVVIGILIALQVNNWNLEYQAHKNERDLVQNLIIDLKSDTTQINNTIEYNKQKLMYMDSLMQYAGNSINDLKSPNKLYIYLSMSLLNMSAFENQNRTLQKLVSGGINISRPAVTDSISSFLASLEQLNVQSQTYKKAIEATWPSMHKLFKVYSIFDPHYFDYSAQKSTGKVFPPINESIELQDEFFNYLTFARGVTRRYLSEDYLKDHLGKTSRLITFLQTEYDLQP from the coding sequence ATGCGTTATAAACTCGCTGCCGAAAACAAGGTTGGTAAATACCTGCGTTATGCTGTGGGTGAGATTTTGCTGGTGGTAATTGGGATTCTAATTGCGTTGCAGGTAAATAACTGGAACCTCGAGTACCAGGCTCACAAAAATGAGCGGGATCTTGTTCAAAACCTGATTATCGATCTTAAATCAGACACCACACAGATTAACAACACGATTGAATATAATAAACAAAAACTGATGTATATGGACAGTCTGATGCAATATGCGGGCAACAGCATAAATGATCTTAAAAGTCCTAATAAGCTGTACATCTATCTTTCGATGTCGCTCTTAAATATGAGTGCGTTTGAAAATCAAAACCGAACGCTTCAGAAATTGGTTTCCGGAGGAATCAACATCAGCCGGCCGGCTGTTACCGACAGTATTTCTTCTTTTCTGGCTAGCCTGGAGCAACTCAATGTTCAATCACAAACCTACAAAAAAGCCATCGAAGCCACCTGGCCGTCAATGCACAAATTATTTAAAGTATACTCCATTTTCGATCCACACTATTTCGATTATAGTGCACAAAAAAGTACGGGTAAAGTGTTTCCACCGATAAACGAAAGTATTGAACTTCAGGATGAATTTTTCAACTACCTGACTTTTGCCCGGGGAGTTACGAGGCGTTACCTGTCAGAGGATTATCTGAAGGACCATCTTGGTAAAACCAGTAGGCTGATCACTTTTTTACAAACCGAATATGACTTGCAACCATGA
- a CDS encoding DUF6090 family protein — MIRFFSKIRYKLATENKVGKYLRYAIGEILLVVIGILFALQINNWNQQRKDNASELEILNGLQNEFNSNLDAINNSVNQDRMISHGCFNIIALIRSGKMEEQSEKLDSLLQFVGSFGSFDAVTGVTDEIINSGKLHILKNDSLRIKLTQWSGRLTDSKEDLDYRFENYHHNLMPFFTQNFPLVNGDLTKEITNQLTGEILPNIKGPSPFKTNFEELNLMEFESVIWLHKHNNDYVLYTDTGLKKEIQTILELIKSDISKKKQ; from the coding sequence ATGATTAGATTTTTCTCCAAAATACGCTACAAGCTGGCCACCGAAAACAAGGTCGGTAAATACCTGCGTTACGCCATTGGCGAAATATTGCTGGTGGTAATTGGGATTTTGTTTGCCTTGCAAATCAACAACTGGAACCAGCAACGTAAAGACAATGCTTCGGAGCTTGAAATTCTTAACGGTTTGCAGAATGAGTTCAATTCGAATTTAGACGCCATAAATAATTCTGTAAATCAGGATCGTATGATTAGTCACGGCTGTTTCAACATCATTGCACTAATTCGATCGGGCAAGATGGAAGAGCAGTCGGAGAAATTAGACAGCTTATTACAATTTGTCGGGAGTTTCGGATCTTTTGATGCAGTAACCGGAGTTACCGACGAAATTATAAATTCCGGGAAATTACATATTCTAAAAAACGATTCCTTACGTATAAAATTAACGCAGTGGTCGGGGCGGTTAACCGATTCAAAAGAAGATCTTGACTATCGTTTTGAGAACTATCACCATAATCTGATGCCTTTCTTCACGCAAAACTTTCCTCTGGTAAATGGCGACCTCACAAAAGAAATAACGAATCAGCTTACAGGCGAAATACTGCCCAATATTAAAGGGCCATCACCTTTTAAAACCAATTTCGAGGAATTGAACCTGATGGAATTTGAAAGCGTTATTTGGCTCCACAAACACAATAACGACTATGTGCTTTACACCGATACAGGTCTCAAAAAAGAAATCCAGACGATTCTCGAGCTCATAAAATCAGATATCTCAAAAAAGAAGCAATGA
- a CDS encoding Nif11-like leader peptide family natural product precursor: MSKERVFEFLDKGADDRQFRVKYDNCFSMEEFCKMAAEDGFEFSVDDLKAALRENGDDFDSYGNPPKKGIWV, from the coding sequence ATGTCAAAGGAAAGAGTTTTTGAGTTTCTGGATAAAGGTGCTGATGACCGTCAGTTTCGTGTTAAGTACGACAACTGCTTCTCGATGGAGGAATTTTGTAAAATGGCCGCTGAAGACGGATTTGAGTTTTCTGTTGATGACTTAAAAGCTGCGTTACGCGAAAACGGCGACGATTTTGACTCATACGGTAATCCGCCCAAAAAAGGAATTTGGGTGTAA
- a CDS encoding acyl-CoA dehydrogenase family protein, whose protein sequence is MKQVFHVRADIDQLSLKRGLPPFVMREIMSVNPLSVGIPTQYGGRGGVMKENIGLLATASYESLALSLTFGINSALFLQPFGKFGQDEVKAPVFNRFLNDKAMGGLMITEPDYGSDALNMQTSYTESGSKYHLKGKKHWAGLTGWADFWLLSARQQSKSEKLQRDIDFFLCDVTAPGQNIVVEEFFENLGLYAIPYGRNRIDVQLPQTHKLVPETTGVKMMLDLLHRSRMQFPGMGMGFIQRMLDEALTHCKERMVGGKSLFNYDRVQHRLSKLQASYTICSAMCANSSEKAGLDVDLSSQGMEANAVKSVITDLMQEAAQSVVQLVGAKAYKLNHIAGRGTADSRPFQIFEGSNDILYAQISEGLVKMMKRAKERNLFQFLKGYDLTDKAVHFVKSQVDFNLDLQIPQRKLVEMGKIIGRVISLNQVLDLSEKGFNKELIDGSVAFLQQEITKLMSAFNFKNEEKVVDGYDENTSWMNFVAG, encoded by the coding sequence ATGAAACAGGTTTTTCATGTTCGGGCAGATATCGATCAACTGAGTTTAAAACGCGGACTTCCACCGTTTGTAATGCGCGAAATTATGTCGGTAAATCCACTGTCGGTGGGTATTCCAACACAATATGGCGGCCGTGGTGGAGTAATGAAAGAAAATATAGGCCTGCTGGCCACAGCTTCGTACGAATCGCTGGCACTGTCGTTAACCTTTGGTATTAACTCGGCCTTGTTTCTGCAGCCTTTTGGCAAGTTTGGACAGGACGAAGTAAAAGCACCCGTTTTTAATCGCTTTTTAAACGATAAAGCCATGGGTGGATTAATGATTACCGAACCCGACTATGGCAGTGATGCCTTGAACATGCAAACATCGTACACCGAATCGGGATCGAAATACCACCTGAAAGGAAAAAAACACTGGGCAGGATTAACCGGTTGGGCCGACTTTTGGTTGCTTTCGGCACGTCAGCAATCAAAATCGGAGAAACTGCAACGCGACATCGACTTCTTTTTGTGCGATGTAACGGCTCCCGGACAGAATATTGTGGTAGAAGAGTTTTTCGAGAACCTCGGTTTGTATGCCATCCCCTACGGACGAAACCGTATTGATGTGCAGCTGCCGCAAACCCATAAACTGGTACCCGAAACAACCGGTGTTAAAATGATGCTCGACTTGTTACACCGCAGCCGTATGCAGTTCCCCGGAATGGGCATGGGTTTTATTCAACGTATGCTCGACGAAGCGCTAACACACTGCAAAGAAAGAATGGTGGGCGGAAAAAGTCTGTTTAACTACGATCGTGTGCAACATCGTTTGTCGAAACTGCAGGCCTCGTATACCATTTGCTCGGCTATGTGTGCCAACAGCAGCGAAAAAGCCGGTCTTGATGTCGATCTGTCATCACAGGGAATGGAAGCCAACGCCGTAAAAAGTGTAATTACCGATTTAATGCAGGAAGCTGCCCAATCGGTGGTTCAGCTGGTGGGTGCCAAGGCGTATAAACTTAATCATATTGCCGGACGCGGTACTGCCGACAGCCGCCCCTTCCAGATCTTTGAAGGATCGAATGATATTCTGTACGCACAGATTTCGGAGGGGCTGGTAAAAATGATGAAACGCGCCAAAGAGCGTAACCTGTTTCAGTTTTTGAAAGGTTATGACCTGACTGATAAAGCCGTTCATTTTGTAAAAAGCCAGGTCGACTTTAATCTTGATCTTCAGATACCGCAACGCAAGTTGGTTGAGATGGGCAAGATCATTGGCCGCGTAATTTCACTGAACCAGGTGTTAGACCTCTCGGAGAAAGGATTTAACAAAGAGCTGATCGACGGTAGTGTGGCATTCCTGCAACAGGAGATCACCAAACTCATGTCGGCCTTTAACTTTAAAAACGAAGAAAAAGTGGTTGACGGTTACGACGAGAACACCTCGTGGATGAACTTTGTGGCGGGTTAA
- a CDS encoding prolyl oligopeptidase family serine peptidase, whose amino-acid sequence MKRNILTLLFCWLTISFAGAQTDGKILEKTKYILPDSVITQLEKLKELDSPEAKELATNILNTDFFRITYRSDGLKVVSYVAEPKGNGKYPCIIFNRGGNRDFGKLTLNRIVYNLGLMSSWGYVVIGSQYRGVDGGEGGEEFGGEDVNDVLNLIPVLEQLPKADTSRIGIEGWSRGGMMTYQVLKNTCRFKAAVVGAGLANSFENIARRPGMEENVYSELVPDYWNNKEEELKKRSAVFWADEMCKTTPLLILHGSSDWRVLPEESLELVNKLYEYKHPTRFILYEGADHGISEFRSEYNDQIKQFFNDYVRDLRELPNMEPHGR is encoded by the coding sequence ATGAAAAGAAATATCTTAACACTTTTATTCTGTTGGTTGACAATTTCCTTTGCTGGTGCACAAACTGATGGGAAAATCCTGGAAAAAACGAAATATATACTTCCAGACAGTGTTATAACGCAATTAGAAAAATTAAAAGAATTGGATTCACCTGAAGCAAAGGAGCTAGCCACTAATATTTTAAATACAGATTTTTTCCGAATAACCTATAGATCCGATGGATTAAAGGTCGTCTCTTATGTTGCAGAACCAAAAGGTAATGGCAAATATCCCTGTATAATTTTTAACAGGGGAGGCAATCGCGACTTTGGAAAACTAACACTGAACCGTATAGTGTATAATCTTGGGCTTATGTCTTCGTGGGGTTATGTTGTCATAGGCAGCCAATATAGAGGGGTTGATGGCGGTGAAGGCGGTGAAGAATTTGGCGGTGAAGATGTCAACGATGTACTCAATTTAATCCCCGTACTTGAACAGCTGCCCAAAGCCGATACATCCAGAATCGGAATTGAAGGATGGAGCAGAGGAGGAATGATGACCTATCAGGTTTTAAAAAACACCTGCAGGTTTAAAGCGGCTGTGGTTGGGGCAGGTTTAGCAAATTCATTTGAAAATATAGCACGCCGTCCCGGAATGGAAGAAAATGTATATAGCGAATTGGTTCCTGACTATTGGAATAACAAAGAGGAGGAGCTCAAAAAAAGGTCTGCAGTTTTTTGGGCAGATGAAATGTGTAAAACAACTCCTCTCTTAATCCTGCATGGAAGTTCTGATTGGAGAGTGCTCCCTGAAGAATCGTTAGAACTGGTAAACAAACTCTATGAATACAAACACCCTACACGATTTATTCTTTATGAAGGTGCCGACCACGGTATATCTGAATTTCGTTCGGAGTATAATGATCAGATAAAGCAGTTTTTTAACGATTATGTACGAGATTTAAGAGAGCTTCCAAACATGGAACCTCATGGTAGGTAA